In the Bradyrhizobium guangzhouense genome, one interval contains:
- a CDS encoding phosphoserine transaminase → MTVAKPASRPTVPHFSSGPCAKRPGWNAQNLKDAALGRSHRAKVGKTKLKLAIDLTREVLEVPADYRIGIVPASDTGAVEMALWSLLGARPVTTLAWESFGEGWVSDIVKELKLKDVTKLNAGYGEIPDLSKVDPASDVIFTWNGTTSGVRVPNADWISATREGLTICDATSAAFAQPLDFAKLDVVTFSWQKALGGEAAHGMLILSPRAVERLETYKPAWPLPKIFRMTKGGKINEGIFVGETINTPSMLCVEDYLDALNWAKSIGGLKALIARADANTKVLADWKAKTPWIDFLAKDAAIRSNTSVCLKFTDPAITSLSDDAQAEFSKKLVALVEKEGAGYDFAYYRDAPAGLRIWCGATVEARDVELLTQWIDWAFAETKAQLAKAA, encoded by the coding sequence ATGACTGTAGCGAAGCCCGCTTCGCGGCCGACCGTGCCGCATTTTTCCTCCGGCCCCTGCGCCAAGCGCCCCGGCTGGAACGCCCAAAATCTCAAAGACGCAGCGCTCGGCCGTTCGCATCGCGCGAAGGTCGGCAAGACCAAGCTCAAGCTCGCGATCGATCTGACGCGCGAAGTGCTTGAAGTGCCGGCGGATTATCGCATCGGCATCGTGCCGGCGTCCGATACCGGCGCGGTCGAGATGGCCCTGTGGTCGCTGCTCGGGGCACGCCCCGTCACCACGCTCGCCTGGGAATCTTTCGGCGAGGGCTGGGTCAGCGACATCGTCAAGGAATTGAAGCTCAAGGACGTCACCAAGCTGAACGCTGGTTACGGTGAGATTCCCGATCTCTCCAAGGTCGATCCTGCGAGCGACGTCATCTTCACCTGGAATGGCACCACCTCAGGCGTGCGCGTTCCGAACGCCGACTGGATCAGCGCGACCCGCGAAGGTCTCACGATCTGCGACGCGACGTCTGCCGCCTTCGCGCAGCCGCTCGATTTTGCAAAACTCGATGTCGTCACCTTCTCCTGGCAGAAGGCGCTCGGCGGTGAAGCCGCGCACGGCATGCTGATCCTGTCGCCCCGTGCGGTGGAACGGCTCGAGACCTACAAGCCGGCCTGGCCGCTGCCGAAGATCTTCCGCATGACCAAGGGCGGCAAGATCAACGAAGGCATCTTCGTCGGCGAAACCATCAACACGCCGTCGATGCTTTGCGTCGAGGATTATCTCGACGCACTGAACTGGGCCAAGTCGATCGGCGGCCTCAAGGCGCTGATCGCGCGCGCCGATGCCAACACCAAGGTGCTCGCCGACTGGAAGGCGAAGACGCCGTGGATCGACTTCCTGGCCAAGGACGCGGCGATCCGCTCCAACACCTCGGTGTGCCTGAAGTTCACCGACCCCGCGATCACCTCGCTGTCCGACGACGCGCAAGCCGAGTTCTCCAAGAAGCTCGTCGCCCTCGTCGAGAAGGAAGGTGCCGGCTACGACTTCGCGTATTATCGCGATGCTCCTGCGGGCCTGCGCATCTGGTGCGGCGCCACCGTCGAGGCCAGGGACGTCGAGCTGCTGACGCAGTGGATCGACTGGGCCTTCGCCGAGACCAAGGCGCAGCTCGCCAAGGCGGCCTGA
- a CDS encoding thiolase family protein: MREAVIVSYARTGLAKSGRGGFNITPPMSLAAHAIKHAVDRAGVDKDYVEDCYLGNCAHGAPNIGRQAALLAGLPKSTGGVSVNRFCSSGLQTIAMAANSIRSDGADCIVAGGVESISIPGGGSPKEWVDPELLKTAPDIFMAMIDTADIVAERYKLSREYQDEYSLESQRRMAAAQQAGKFKDEIVPMKTRMKVVDKATKAESIVDYVVDRDECNRPETTLEGLAKLEPVKGPGKYVTAGNASQLSDGAAAVVLMEAKDAEKRGLKPMGRFVAWAAAGCEPDEMGIGPIFAVPKLLKRHGLKIDDIDLWELNEAFASQCLYSRDKLGIDPEKYNVNGGSIAIGHPFGMTGARLTGHLLQEGARRKAKWGVVTMCIGGGQGGAGLFEIYS, translated from the coding sequence ATGCGTGAAGCCGTCATCGTTTCCTACGCGCGCACGGGCCTCGCCAAATCCGGCCGCGGCGGGTTCAACATCACGCCGCCGATGTCGCTCGCGGCCCATGCCATCAAGCACGCGGTCGATCGGGCCGGCGTCGACAAGGATTACGTCGAGGATTGCTATCTCGGCAATTGCGCCCATGGCGCGCCGAACATCGGCCGTCAGGCCGCGCTGCTCGCGGGGCTCCCGAAGTCGACCGGCGGCGTCTCGGTGAACCGCTTCTGTTCGTCCGGCCTGCAGACCATCGCGATGGCCGCGAACTCGATCCGCTCCGACGGCGCCGACTGCATCGTCGCCGGCGGCGTCGAGAGCATCTCGATCCCCGGCGGCGGCTCGCCGAAGGAGTGGGTCGATCCCGAATTGCTCAAGACCGCGCCCGACATCTTCATGGCGATGATCGACACCGCCGACATCGTTGCCGAGCGCTACAAGCTCAGCCGCGAATACCAGGACGAATATTCGCTGGAGTCGCAGCGCCGCATGGCGGCCGCGCAGCAGGCCGGCAAGTTCAAGGACGAGATCGTCCCGATGAAGACCAGGATGAAAGTGGTCGACAAGGCCACCAAGGCCGAGAGCATCGTCGACTACGTGGTCGATCGCGACGAGTGCAATCGTCCGGAGACCACGCTCGAAGGTCTCGCCAAGCTCGAGCCGGTGAAGGGCCCGGGCAAGTACGTCACCGCCGGCAATGCCAGCCAGCTCTCCGACGGCGCCGCCGCCGTCGTGCTGATGGAAGCCAAGGACGCCGAGAAGCGCGGCCTTAAGCCGATGGGGCGCTTCGTCGCCTGGGCGGCGGCGGGCTGCGAGCCCGACGAGATGGGCATCGGCCCGATCTTCGCCGTGCCGAAGCTCCTGAAGCGTCACGGCCTCAAGATCGACGACATTGATCTCTGGGAGCTCAACGAGGCGTTTGCCAGCCAGTGCCTCTATTCGCGCGACAAGCTCGGCATCGACCCCGAGAAGTACAACGTCAACGGCGGCTCGATCGCGATCGGTCATCCCTTCGGCATGACCGGCGCCCGTCTCACCGGCCATCTGCTGCAGGAAGGCGCCCGCCGCAAGGCCAAGTGGGGCGTCGTCACCATGTGCATCGGCGGCGGCCAGGGCGGCGCCGGCCTGTTCGAGATCTACAGCTGA
- the serA gene encoding phosphoglycerate dehydrogenase has protein sequence MTKPKVLISDALSPAAVQIFKDRGVEVDFQPNLGKDKDKLAEIIGNYDGLAIRSATKATAKILEKATNLKVIGRAGIGVDNVEIPAATAKGIIVMNTPFGNSITTAEHAITLMLALAREIPQADASTQAGKWEKNRFMGVEITGKVLGVVGCGNIGSIVADRALGLRMKVIAFDPFLSPERAKDIGVEKVELDDLLKRADFITLHTPLTEKTKNIIDGSAIAKMKKGVRLINCARGGLVDEQAVVDALNSKHMAGAAFDVFVEEPANTNVLFGHPNVICTPHLGASTTEAQENVALQVAEQMSDYLLTGAISNAVNFPSITAEEAPKLKPFIALAEKLGSFAGQLTESGILKVEITYEGNVAEMKIKAITSAVLSGLLRPMLGEVNVVSAPVVAKERGMVVDEIVRAAQSDYESLITVTVATEHQERAVSGTVYHDGKPRLVDIKGIRVDAEFGKSMIYVTNEDKPGFIGKFASLLGDAKINIATFHLGRVAPGSDAIALIEVDGAVPADLLAKVQALPQVKQAKALKF, from the coding sequence ATGACCAAACCCAAAGTGCTCATTTCCGACGCGCTCTCTCCCGCCGCCGTGCAGATCTTCAAGGACCGCGGCGTCGAGGTCGACTTCCAGCCCAACCTCGGCAAGGACAAGGACAAGCTCGCCGAGATCATCGGCAATTACGACGGCCTCGCGATCCGCTCAGCGACCAAGGCGACCGCCAAGATCCTGGAGAAGGCCACCAACCTCAAGGTCATCGGCCGCGCCGGCATCGGCGTCGACAATGTCGAGATTCCGGCCGCCACGGCCAAGGGCATCATCGTGATGAACACGCCGTTCGGCAATTCGATCACGACCGCCGAGCATGCGATCACTCTCATGCTGGCACTGGCCCGCGAGATTCCGCAAGCCGACGCCTCGACCCAGGCCGGCAAGTGGGAGAAGAACCGCTTCATGGGCGTCGAGATCACCGGCAAGGTGCTCGGTGTGGTCGGCTGCGGCAACATCGGCTCGATCGTCGCCGACCGCGCGCTCGGCCTGCGCATGAAGGTGATCGCGTTCGATCCGTTCCTGTCGCCCGAGCGCGCCAAGGACATCGGCGTCGAGAAGGTCGAGCTCGATGATCTCTTGAAGCGCGCCGACTTCATCACGCTGCACACGCCGCTGACCGAGAAGACCAAGAACATCATCGACGGATCAGCAATCGCCAAGATGAAGAAGGGTGTGCGCCTGATCAACTGCGCCCGCGGCGGTCTCGTCGACGAGCAGGCCGTGGTCGATGCGCTCAATTCCAAGCACATGGCCGGCGCCGCCTTCGACGTGTTCGTCGAGGAGCCGGCGAACACCAACGTGCTGTTCGGCCATCCCAACGTGATCTGCACGCCGCATCTCGGCGCCTCCACCACGGAAGCGCAGGAGAACGTCGCGCTCCAGGTCGCCGAGCAGATGTCGGACTATTTGCTCACGGGCGCGATCTCCAACGCCGTGAACTTCCCGTCGATCACCGCGGAAGAAGCGCCGAAGCTGAAGCCGTTCATCGCGCTTGCCGAGAAGCTCGGCTCGTTCGCCGGCCAGCTCACCGAGAGCGGCATCCTCAAGGTCGAGATCACCTATGAGGGCAATGTCGCCGAAATGAAGATCAAGGCGATCACCTCGGCGGTGCTGTCGGGCCTGCTGCGGCCGATGCTGGGCGAGGTCAACGTGGTGTCCGCGCCCGTCGTCGCCAAGGAGCGCGGCATGGTGGTGGACGAGATCGTCCGCGCCGCCCAGAGCGACTATGAGAGCCTGATCACCGTGACCGTCGCGACCGAACACCAGGAGCGCGCGGTCTCCGGCACCGTCTATCACGACGGCAAGCCGCGCCTGGTCGACATCAAGGGCATCCGCGTCGACGCGGAGTTCGGCAAGTCGATGATCTACGTCACCAACGAGGACAAGCCGGGTTTCATCGGCAAGTTCGCAAGCCTTCTGGGCGACGCCAAGATCAACATCGCCACCTTCCATCTCGGACGCGTCGCGCCCGGCAGCGATGCCATCGCGCTGATCGAGGTCGACGGCGCCGTGCCGGCCGATCTGCTCGCCAAGGTGCAGGCGCTGCCGCAGGTCAAACAGGCCAAGGCGCTCAAGTTCTGA
- a CDS encoding LysR family transcriptional regulator, protein MADLNDTLAFIKVVEGGSFTAAARELKLPKTTLSRRVRELERRLGAQLLHRTTRRLSLTEAGTIYFRQCRQIPQALADAESAVEQIQGQPRGKLRVTSSYSVMMSLIAPLLGDFRALYPDVHIDLMLTYQTPDLVKEQIDVSLLTAPTPLADSSMLARRLGLFPKRVYAGSAYLARRGEPVHPIELPRHSTLATRYWQRGSGYAWPLRNGGAIENFEISPVIEADDPEVLKIAMLGGAGLMMGTDIIMQQLVAEGTARPVMPGWCGPGVELHAVFPGGHLQPPKLRAFIDFLVSRLRAQGEIATADGATVCSLESED, encoded by the coding sequence ATGGCCGACCTGAACGATACGCTTGCCTTCATCAAGGTCGTCGAAGGCGGCAGCTTCACCGCGGCGGCGCGGGAGCTCAAGCTGCCGAAGACGACGTTGAGCCGGCGCGTGCGTGAGCTGGAACGGCGGCTTGGGGCCCAACTACTTCACCGAACCACGCGACGGCTGAGCTTGACCGAGGCCGGGACGATCTATTTCCGGCAATGCCGCCAGATCCCGCAGGCGCTTGCGGATGCGGAATCGGCGGTCGAGCAAATACAAGGGCAGCCGCGCGGCAAGCTTCGCGTCACGTCGTCCTATTCGGTGATGATGAGCCTGATCGCGCCGCTGCTAGGGGATTTTCGCGCGCTCTATCCCGATGTGCATATCGATCTCATGTTGACCTATCAGACGCCCGATCTCGTCAAGGAGCAGATCGATGTATCGCTGCTGACCGCGCCGACCCCGCTCGCGGATTCCTCAATGCTCGCTCGTCGTCTCGGGCTGTTTCCCAAACGGGTTTATGCCGGCTCCGCTTATCTGGCACGGCGCGGCGAGCCGGTTCATCCAATCGAGTTGCCGCGCCATTCCACGCTGGCCACCCGCTACTGGCAACGTGGAAGCGGCTACGCCTGGCCGCTGCGTAACGGCGGTGCGATCGAAAACTTCGAGATCAGTCCCGTGATCGAGGCGGACGACCCCGAAGTTCTCAAGATTGCGATGTTGGGCGGGGCTGGGCTTATGATGGGGACGGACATTATCATGCAGCAACTCGTCGCCGAAGGCACCGCCCGACCCGTGATGCCGGGCTGGTGTGGTCCCGGTGTCGAACTTCACGCCGTCTTTCCCGGAGGCCATCTACAGCCGCCGAAGTTGCGGGCCTTCATCGATTTCCTGGTGAGCAGGCTGCGCGCGCAAGGCGAGATCGCAACGGCCGATGGCGCGACCGTTTGCTCTCTCGAGAGCGAAGATTAG
- a CDS encoding alpha/beta hydrolase, with amino-acid sequence MLTGLQGKTPVDLSGVIISERTISENGQSVKLYIMKPEKVAGRPPVLLFIHGGVWIAGDFENHKRLVRDLVVGSGAAAVFVEYTPIPDAIFPTQVEQSYAAAKWVTEHGAEIGLDGSRLAVAGNSVGGDMSAALTLMAKDRGGPNIRLQVLLIPATDTNFETQSYREFDTGRFLARAFMQFGWDIYAPDEKTRSNPYAVPMRASIDQLRGLPPALVITAENDPLRDEGEAYARKLKEAGVAVTATRYNGTIHDFVLLNGINTVPSTQAALKQASEAIRDALKP; translated from the coding sequence GTGCTGACGGGCCTGCAAGGCAAAACGCCGGTCGATCTGTCCGGCGTCATCATTTCGGAGAGGACGATTTCCGAGAATGGACAGAGCGTGAAGCTCTACATCATGAAACCGGAAAAGGTCGCCGGCCGACCGCCGGTGCTGCTCTTTATCCATGGTGGCGTCTGGATCGCCGGCGACTTCGAGAACCACAAGCGGCTTGTCCGCGACCTCGTGGTCGGCTCGGGCGCCGCGGCCGTCTTCGTCGAATACACGCCAATCCCCGACGCGATCTTTCCGACCCAGGTGGAGCAGAGCTACGCCGCAGCCAAGTGGGTGACCGAGCACGGCGCCGAGATCGGGCTCGATGGCAGCCGCCTCGCGGTCGCCGGCAATTCCGTGGGCGGCGACATGTCGGCGGCCTTAACACTGATGGCCAAGGATCGCGGCGGTCCGAACATACGCCTTCAGGTTCTGCTGATCCCCGCGACCGACACCAATTTCGAGACCCAATCCTATCGCGAATTCGACACCGGCCGCTTCCTGGCGCGCGCCTTTATGCAATTCGGCTGGGACATCTACGCGCCGGACGAGAAGACACGAAGCAATCCGTATGCGGTACCGATGCGCGCGAGCATCGACCAGCTTCGCGGGCTCCCGCCGGCGCTGGTGATCACTGCTGAGAACGATCCGCTGCGCGACGAGGGTGAGGCTTACGCTCGCAAGCTCAAGGAGGCTGGCGTCGCCGTGACCGCGACACGCTACAACGGGACCATCCACGACTTCGTTCTTCTAAACGGAATCAACACCGTCCCAAGCACTCAGGCCGCACTCAAACAGGCAAGTGAAGCAATACGCGATGCGTTGAAGCCATGA